In Paraburkholderia sp. PREW-6R, the sequence CAATGGTCTCGCAGCCAAGTCCGGAGAACCAGTCTCCGAACGGACGAACTTCGGGAACGGCCATCATCGGTAGTGCCGCCAGTCGTTGCTCAAGTGACGCGAGCTTGAGCACGCGACGGTTCCCAAACTTTGCGAGTAGCCATGCACCCTGGCCGGTCGGCGAAGCGCTGATGCGCGCGGTAAGTCCGAGCGTTCCGAGAACAGCCTTCGCTTCCCGGCACAATGCGAGCAACCCGCCGAAGAGTCGCAGACTCGCGCCGACCTCCGCCACGACTGTCGCTTCGTCAAGCAATGCGACCTCAGGTGAAAAGCGCATCAGGGCAACGCCCACCTCCCTCTGTGCCGCGGCCTCCCTGGCGGCATCACGTTCATGCATCTCCGTTTCCGGCGATAGTGTCAGCACGCCACCGCGCTTCATTCCGGGGCGCACGCCAGCTGCACGAGCGGTGCTGTCGGTAATGACCACCTTGTCTTTCTCCAGGACCGCACTTCCGTGCTGGGGCTCAGGTGACCACTTCGGTCGGAACACCTCGAGCGGCAACTTCGGCAAGTGGACGGCGAGAAAGACGCGCATGTCGGGAAAGCAATACAGGAGTAGGTTGAAGGGGAATCGACAGCGGCTCTGCGCGGGCGGGCCCTCGTCGTTTCACGATGTCGACGGTCAGACCGTCGGCTGATGGTCTTAACGCCAGCCGTAACAATGCGGGCGACGAATCCTGTGCGGCGGCAAGCGGCCTGACCATCACGAAAAGCGTTTCCGACGACTGCGCTGCTAAATGCAGGCGCCGCAGCGATGAGGCCTGCGCGTACTGCGCCCAGAAAATGAGCGCACCGCAGCTGCCTGCCCGCAGAATCTGCTCCGCCGACCAGAGCGCATCTGCGGTCTTCCGCGCTTTCACCCGCATCACCTGGTCAATGGGAAGTCCAATGTAGCTCAGCCCAAGTCCATCCGGGGTGTGCGGTGGCTGCACAAACGCAACCGGGCGGTTGCCCGAACCACTGAGCGCAGGGCGCAACAGTCGCAGTTCCCCGACCCCGGCCTGCTGGACCATCAGGTCGACAAGCGCACCGACCGGCCAACCGCCGCCCGGGAGCTCGGCTGACAATGCGGCATAGCCGGTCTCAACGACCCGCCCACGGCCGCGCGCGAGCTGGGACGCGCGCCACAGGGACGGATGTATCTCTTCGGCCGTGACAGTAGCGCTGGACATATGAGAAAAGAAAACCTGTATATTTATACAGTATGCTACACGCAAATTCGTAGGTGCGAACTGTCAC encodes:
- the imuA gene encoding translesion DNA synthesis-associated protein ImuA, whose protein sequence is MSSATVTAEEIHPSLWRASQLARGRGRVVETGYAALSAELPGGGWPVGALVDLMVQQAGVGELRLLRPALSGSGNRPVAFVQPPHTPDGLGLSYIGLPIDQVMRVKARKTADALWSAEQILRAGSCGALIFWAQYAQASSLRRLHLAAQSSETLFVMVRPLAAAQDSSPALLRLALRPSADGLTVDIVKRRGPARAEPLSIPLQPTPVLLSRHARLSRRPLAEVAARGVPTEVVT